The following is a genomic window from Amycolatopsis sp. BJA-103.
CGGGATCGCCGCGGCGACCACGCAGTAGTTCATCGTCGACATCATCACGGATTCGGTGAACAGGCCGACGACGGCCGCGCTGGGGCCGATCTGGACCGTGTTCAACCGGCCGCCGCTGCGCTGGATGCGTTCCGCCACCGCACCCAGGTATTGCTCTTTGCTGAGCACTGATGCCTCCTGAAGACCGCTACGCACCGCCATCGTCGCATGAACAGGGCCGATGGTTGCGGCGACGTGAGGATCCGATCTGCTTCACTGGGCGCCGCTCTGCTTCACTGGACCATCATGCGACGTCTTCTGATCTTGTCGCTCGTCGTGCCGCTCTTGGCGGCCTGCGGGCCGACGGAGCAGCCGCGGTCCGCGGCGAGCTCGCCCGCGCCGTCGAGTACTCCGGCGCCCCAGATCCCGCCCTCGCCGGAACCCACCGGCAAAGGCCCCTGCCCGTACCTCAGCGCCGACCGCGTTTCGGACGCCAACGGGCAGAAGGTCTCCAAGGTCAAGACCTCGGCCGACCAGCCGCATCCGACCTGTTTCTTCTACGCGCTCAGCGGGAAACTGCAGCTCACCGTGCGCGTGTACGTCGGAGAACCCGCCGTCGCCAAGGCACTGGTCGACCAGGCCGCCCCCATCGACACCTCCAACCCGGCCGACGAACCGGCGGGCTGGAAAGGCGGCTACCAGCCGTCCGGTGACGGCGCCGTTTACGCCGTCGCGAAGGGCGGGAACGCGGTAGTCGTGACCACCAACCAGAAGCAGAGCGTCAAGGCACGTACGGTGGCGAAGGAGGCTATCGGTGAGCTGCAGCTCTAGGTAGTGGTATCCACACGTCAGAGTGAAGTTGATCTTGTACTACCCTGTGCCGCACGCGCGAGGGTTCGCGGGACCCAGCGCAACGCCAGATCCGGCGGAGGCCGCCTTGCGGTGTGGCTCGGCGGCACAAAAGATCATTTCTCCCCATAAGACAAAAGGACAGGTTTCGTGGCTGACACCCTCAAGGAAATCTTGCTCGACTCCACCCGTCGCCCGGCGGTCGTGAGCGACTTCGAAGGTCTCGTCGACGCCGAGGTTTCGGACAAGGGCGGCGTTTCGGGTGCCGTCGTGAAGACCGGCTTCGCGGCCGTCAAGAAGATCAAGCCGGGCATCATCCCCTCCGCCGTCGACGCGCTGCTCGACGACTTCACCGGTGCCCTCGAGCCGTTCTACGGCGACTACAAGGCCAAGGGTGGCAACGACTTCGGTGCCTACCTGGTCGGCCGCGGCGACGAGGCCGCCGACGCGCTCCTGTCGGTCACCGACGCGCGCGCCGACAAGAGCAGCCGCGACAGCATCAAGAAGGTCTACGGCAAGCTGCGCCCGAACGGCAAGAAGAACGTCGAGGAGGCCCTTCCCCGCCTCGGCCAGCTGATCGACAAGCACGCTGCTGCTGTCTAATCGCGCGCTGACGTAAACGCGCCGAAGGGGCGTCGATCCGCTTCCCACTCACGTGGGGCGGAGAGGCGCCCCTTCATCGCGTTTACGTGGGCCTTCGGCCCAAGGGAGGGCGCGCGACTGGTGAAGTCTCGCCGTCGCGCTGGCGCGCTATCGGCGAGACAGTCCGCCGGTGCTGTTGTGGGCGCGTTGATCTTCGGGGCTTGGACGTGAAAGGGCCGTCCAGTGACCTTGTGGGTCACTGGACGGCCCTGGCGACAAGCAGAAGACGGAGGTTGGGCGTCAGTTCTTCTTGTCGGCGGAGCTGGTCGAGGCCTGGTGCCCGTTCTTCGGGGTACCGGGCTTCGGGGCCGCGGGCTTCGCCGGAGCCGGACCGGAAGCGGCAGGCTTCGCGGCAGGGGGCTTCGGCGCGGCCGCCGCCGGAGCGGCGGGCTTCGCGGGGGGAGCGGGCGGAGCCTTCGGCGGCGCGGGCGCGACCGGCGGCTCCTGCTTGGAACGCAACGCGTAGGCGGCTCCGGCGCCGACCACCGCGATGCCGATGACCCACGGCCAGCGACGACGCTTGCGCGTCCCCTTGGCAGCGGACTTCGCCTCGACGAGCGCGGCCTTGAAGTCCTTCTTCGCGGCCTTGAAATCCTTCTTGCCCCGGCGCTTGGACTCGCCGGTGGACTTCGCGGCCAGGATCGCGGCCTTGCGCGCCTTGCGACCCGGCTTCCGCATCTCGGAAAGCCTGGCCAGCGCCTCCTTACGAGCCGCCTTGGAGCTCCGCTTGAGCTCCTTGCGGGTCAGTTCCGTCTTCTTCGCGAGCTTCTTGCGCGCGCGACGGCTGGTCTTAGCGATCTCACCGGCGCTCTCGGAGAGCTTCTGCTCGGCTACCTCGACGGCGTGGGCGGTGGCTTCCTTACCCGCCTCAACCGCACGTTTGCGCAGGCCGAGCGCGCCGGCCTTCGCCGACTCGCTCACCGAATCTGCGGCCCGGGTCATGGCCTTCACCTCATCAATCGTTTTGATTCTGCTTCGTTGCTTGTAACCTATCGTGCCCCTTTTCCCCAGATCTTGCCGCAGATGGCACGATGAAGCTCGTGACTGAAAGCAAGGGATCCCTCATTGGTGGCGCGTTGAAGGCCACTCTGCACACCAACCAGGGTGACATCAACCTGAACCTGTTCCCCGACCACGCGCCCAAGACGGTCGCGAACTTCGTCGGGCTCGCCGAGGGCAGCAAGGAGTACACGCAGCCCAACGCTCAGGGCGAGAACTCGGGCCCGTTCTACAACGGGTCGATCTTCCACCGCGTCATCGACGGTTTCATGCTCCAGGGCGGCGACCCGACCGGCACCGGCCGCGGTGGCCCCGGCTACAAGTTCGGCGACGAGTTCCACCCGGAGCTCCAGTTCTCCAAGCCGTACCTGCTGGCGATGGCCAACGCCGGACCCGGCACCAACGGCTCGCAGTTCTTCATCACCGTCGCGCCGACGACGCACCTGAACTTCAAGCACACGATCTTCGGCGAGGTGGCGGACCAGGCTTCCCGCGACGTCGTCGACGCCATCGGGCGCACGGCGACCGGTCCGGCCGACCGTCCGCTGCAGGACGTCGTCATCGAGAAGGTCAGCATCAGCCGCGAGGGCTGACAACGCTGATCACACGGCCTGATACGGGGGATTTCGGTAGGTTGGTGGCATCGTGAGCCAACCACCGAATCCCCAGTACCAGCAGGCCGCCATGCCCGGCTGCTGGTGGCACCCGAACCGGCCGACCGGGCTGAGCTGTTCACGCTGCGAGCGTCCGGCCTGCCCGGATTGCCTGCGCGAAGCCTCCGTGGGCTTCCACTGCACCGACTGCGTGCAGGCGGGCCGCCAGCAGGACCGCGTCCAGCAGAAGCAGTACCGCGACGCCGGTTACGGCGCGCGCACTCTCGCCGGCGCCCAGCAGCCTCGGACGGCTGTCGTGACGCCGGTCCTCTTGGCGCTCAACGTCATCATCTTCTTCATCACCGTCGCCCAGGCGGGTAGCATCTCCGAGAACTTCTACTCGGAGGTCTTCCAGTACGGCCAGCTGTCGAATTCGGCGGCGCTGGTGGACGGCGAGTGGTGGCGGATCTTCACCTCGGGGTTCCTGCAGTTCGGCCTCCTGCACATCGCGAGCAACGCCTTCTCGCTGTGGTTCGTGGGCCGCCCGCTCGAGACCGCGCTCGGCCGCATCCCGTTCGTCGCGCTCTACTTCGTCTCGATGCTCGGCGGTTCGGTCGCGAACCTGGTGTTCACGGACCTCAACGCACCCCCGGTGATCGGTGCCTCGGGCGCCATCTTCGGGCTCATCGGCGCGTACGCGGTCATCGTCATCAGGCTGCGGCTCAATCCGACGTGGCTGCTCGTCATGCTCGGGCTCAACGTCTTCATCACGTTCCAGGTCCCGGGGATCTCCGTCCTCGCGCACGCGGGCGGTTTCATCGCCGGTCTGGTGACGACCTTCGCGCTGCTCTACGCGCCGGAGAAGAACCGCCTCATGTGGCAGATCGGCGGGATCGCGATCGTGGTCGTCGCGCTGATCGGGCTTCTGGTCTGGCGGGACGTACAGACGGCTTCCAGTGTCTGCGGGGGCGTCCCCGAGGCCGGCAGACTCGTCTACCGGTGCTACCCGGCGTAGTCCCGGTTCCCCCGAGTGGGTTATGCGATTACCCGGTGGAGAAGCAACATGACTGGGTACCTTCACGTTGATCGGCAACATCATCACCGTGGGGGTTGAGATGAAGATTCGCAAGGCAGTCCTGATCACCGCCGTCGCCGCGCTGGCTTCGGCGCTGGTGCCCTCGGTCGCGCAAGCAGGCGAGGCCGCGGAAACCTGCCAGACCTACACCAAACGCTATTTCCTCGGCTCGGGCAGCGCGATCACGCTGCGTGTCGCCTACGTCGATGCGGCGTTGAAAATCTGCTTCGGCGATCCCGGTGTCACTTCGTCGGTGGCGACGCAGACCGTCGGCACGACGGGGCCGGGCGCGGCGAGCGGCTGGGAGGTCACCGCCGGTCAGGCGGTGGTGGAAGACCAGCGGCCGCGGCACGTCAAGGCGAAGTTCAGCGGGTCCTTGCGGACCTGCGTCGTGAAGATCAACCCGATCTGCTCGCCGGCGTCGCCGTACGAGATCTTCGGGGAGTACGCGCCGCCCGCGGTCGGACCGGCCGTTCCGGGCTGGTCACACGGCCCGAACGGCGACGTCCACTACTACGACAACGCCTGACCCTTGAGGGCGGTGAGGACGTCCAGGACGTCCCTGGGGTCCTCGCCGAGGTCGATCCGGCCGAACACCAGCAGGTGTTCGCCGGATTCGACCTCGAGGGTCAGACTGTCCCGGCCGAGACGGCGCGTCGTGCGCAGCCGGAGCCGGGCTTCGGTCCACGAGTAGCGGTGCGCGCCGCCGACGGTCCTGGCCAGGATTCCGTCGGGACCCGCGGCCAGCCGGGGCCGGAGCAGGGTCCCGTGCAGCGCCAGCGCGCCCACGGAGAGCATCGCGACCCCTGTCAGCACGGTGCCACCGACGTCGCCGCCAATGGACAGCCACGCCACGCCTGCCAGCAACAACAGGGTGATCACCCAGGCCACTACCACAACGTTCTGCTGCGGCGCCCACGAGGTGGGGTAGTTATCCACAGGGGTTATCCACACTGGGGATGAGTCACACCGGTGTAATTCGGCGTCAAGCCGCCAACCGGGGTAATGCTCACCGCCACCGCATCGTCATGAGCAGCCCGGCGATCATCAGCACAAAGCCGATCGCGAAGTTCGTGTTGCCCAGATCCGCCATGAAGGGGATCTTGTCGCCCGCGATGTAGTTGACGACCAGCCACATCAGGCCGACCAGCATGAGACCGAACATCACGATCTTGTAGAACAGGTTCGACGGGCCAGCGGCCTTGACCTTCACCGGCGTGCGGCGGTCGGTCGGCGGGGTGTACGCCGTCTTCTTGCGGACCTTGGACTTAGGCATCGTGTTCCTCGCGTACTGTTCGGCTTCCCTGGTGGCGATGACCCGCTTTCGGGTGCGCAACCAGCGCCACGTGCACACGTTAACGTAAACGAGCGCCGCTGGGCACCGTCCGGGACCGGTCGATTTCCCGCACTGTGACAATGGTGTCACACACGGTTCGACACTGTGCTGGTTCGACACTGCGGCTTGGTTCGAGACTGAGGAGCTTTGCGTGGCTGAGCGGGAAGAGCCGGGCGGGGACCGTCGGCGGTACTCCGAACGACCACCCGGTGAAGGCCGGCCGGTGCCGCACCGGAGGCCGCAAGAGGGCAGGTCACCGGACGGGCCACCGCCGCGACGCCGGATGGACGGGCCTCCGCCGCGCCGTCGTCCCGTGCCGCCGCCGGGGTCGACCGAGGAGACCGTGATCTTCGAACCGGTCGGCGGTGGTGTCGCGACCGAGGAACGCCCGCCCCGGGAACTGGGCAAGGGCGGAGTCGCCGTCCGGACCGTCGGAGAGCTCCTCATCACCGCCGGGCTGGTGGTGCTGCTGTTCATGGTCTACGAGGTCTACGTGACCGACCTCTTCTCCGCGGGCAAGCAGTCGGAGGCGAGTTCGGAGCTGGACGGCGACTGGTCGAAGGACCGGCAGCTGCATCCGGATCTGGTCGACGGGAAGGCGTTCGCCAGGATCCACATCCCGGTGTTCGGCGCCGACTTCAACTTCACCATCCAGGAAGGCACCACCGAGGCCGCGCTCGAGGTCGGGCCGGGCCACTACAAGGGCACCGCGCTGCCGGGCGAGCCGGGCAACTTCGCCATCGCCGGCCACCGGGTCGGCAAGGGCGCGCCGTTCAACGATCTGGACAACCTCACCTCGTGCGACCAGATCATCATCGAGACGCAGACCGACTTCTACATCTACAAGGTGCTGCCCTACAAGGACGAGGTCGAGGGCTGGGCCGCGGGCAAGGGTGCCGACCCGAAGTGCAAGAACGTCGGGACGCTGCGTAACCCGAACGCCGTCGACGGCGGCGCCTACGGCGAGACCAACGGCCGCCGCATCGTGTTCCCGACCAAGGGCGACACGGTGAACCCGGTGCCGTACAAGGATCCGGAGATCCTGCCGAAGGCCGATCAGGTCTCGCTGCTCACGCTGACGACGTGTCACCCGAAGTTCTCGGCGCGCGAGCGGCTCATCATCCACTCGGTGCTGGCCCAGCAGGTGCCGAAGAACCAGGTGGGCACCTACGCCGAACTGCTGCCCAAGATCTCGGAGGCGCGCTGATGTACGGCTGGATCTGGCGCAAGCTGCCGGGCCCCTTCGCGGCGAAGCTGACCATGGCGGTCGTGCTGGCGCTCGGGATCGTGGCGTTGCTGATGTTCGTCGTCTTCCCGTGGCTGGAGCCACGACTGTGGTTCAACGAAGTGAGCGTCCAGTAGGCGTGCGGTTCGGCGTCTTCCTCGTCTCCGGCCGGTTCCCCGGGCAGGAGGACGCCGACGTCCTGCGCAGGTCGGTCGACGCCGCCGTCGCCGCCGAGCGGGCCGGGTTCGACGACGTTTGGTTCGCCGAGCACCACTTCATGCCGTACGGCGTCTGCCCGTCCGCGATCACCCTCGCCGCGCACGTGCTCGGCCGCACCGAGCGGATCGCGGTCGGTACCGCGGTGAGCGTGCTGTCGGTCGCGCATCCGGTGGCGCTCGCGGAGCAGTGGTCGCTGCTCGACGCCGTTTCCGGCGGACGGCTGCGGATCGGCGTCGGTCGTGGTGGCCCGTGGCAGGACCTCGAGGTGTTCGGCACCGGGGCGTCCCGCTACGAAACGGGGTTCGAGGAGAGCCTCGATCTGCTGCTCGCCGCGATGACTTCGGAGACCGTCTCGGCCGACAGCGACCACTTCGAATTCCGTGAAGTGCCGATGGTGCCGCGGCCACAGCGCGCTCCGCGCCTGGTCGTGGCCTGCGGCGACGCCGGATCGAGCTCGGTCCGGCTCGCCGCCGACCGCGGCCTGCCGATGCTGCTCGGCCTGCACACCGACGACGAAGGCAAGATCGAAACCCTTGCCGCGTACGGCGATCCCGCCGCCGGACATGTCTCGACGGTGATGTGCCAGGTGGGGGACGACGCGCTGGACGTCGTGCGGTCGGCGTTGCCGGGCTCGTTGAAGGAGGGGTTCGCCGGCCATGTGTACCTCGACGGACGGCGAGGGCTGGAGAAAGACCCTGTTTCCTACACCGACCGGTTGTGCGAGATGCATCCGATCGGCGGTGTGGAGTACTGCGTCGACAGGCTGGGAACGAGCATCCGGCGTACCGGGGTCTCCCACGTGATCATGATGGTGGAAGCGTCCGGTACGCCGGAGGGAACACTCGAGAACATCGCGCGGATCGGGGAAGAGGTACTACCCGCGCTGCGGAACGGTTAGCAGTCGCGGAATTCCGGGCTCTGGTTCAGCAGCTGGCCGCGCACCGAAACGAACGCGCGGTACCGGTCACTGTCCACTTGGGACCTTTTGAACACGGCGACCCGGTGGCAGTTCTGGAACGCCAGCTTCACGCCGAAGTGCCGTTCCAGTCCGCCGCGGATGGCGTCCGAGGCCAGCGCCCGCAGCAGCTGACCGCGTTCGGCTTCGCTCGGCGGCGGCGTCTCGTTGTCGGCGAACCCGTCGGCCGCGCCCTCGGCCTCCGCGATGACACCGGTGATCACGGTCCAGGCGTACGGCAGGGATTCCCGGACGCAGGCGACGAATTCGGCGTCGGAGACCTCCCCGCGCTCGGCCTTCTCAAGCAGCGCGGGCGATACATCCAGAGACATCGAACCTCCGAGAGAGACGCAGGTGAACGTGGGCCGTCTTCCTGACTACTCACCTGCGGCTCGGCCCACAAGAGAAAACGATCATCATCACCACTTTGGCGGAAGCCGTCGTCACTCCCAGCGAAAAAGCTTCGCCGCCAGGACACAACTGCCCACCGCGAAAGCCGCCAAGACGGCGAGTTGCAGCGGCTGGGCGCCGGCGCCGGTCCAGGCGTCCTCCATGGCCTTGACGCCCGGCGGGACGTACGCGCCGATGTTCTGGACGACCTCCGGCAACAACGGACGCGGCAGGTAGACACCGCCGAGGAACATGATCGGGATGTAGGCGATCATCGCGATCCCGCCCGCCGCGCGGCCGGTCTTGGCGACCGACGCGGCGATCAGCCCGAAACCGAAGATCGCCGTCGTGCCGAGGGCGAACGCGAGCAGGAAGCCGAGCGGATGCCGCGGCCCGGGGACGTCGAAGACGGCGGAGCCGAGCACGATCATCAGGCCGACCCCGGCGATCGTGACGGAGACGTTGATGATCAGCTGTGCCACCAGCAGTTTCGCCGGACGCACCGGCGTGGTGGCGAAGCGGCGGAGGATGCCTTGTTCGCGATAGGTCGCGATCACGGACGGGATCGCCTGCAGACCCATCAGGGCGATGGTGAGCACCACCAGCGAGGGCACCCACGCGTCGATGAATCGCATGCCCGGTGTCTTCTCGCTCTCCGTTCGCAAGGCCGGGATGGCGCCCAGACCGAGCAACAGCACGGTCGGCGACAGCAGCCCCGAGAGGACCCAGATCGGTGACCGCAGCGCCAGTTTCGTTTCGGTGAAAGTGATCTTGGTGAGCGTGTTCACTGTCCTTCTCCCTTTCAGTCGCGGCCGGTCAGGGTCACGAAAGCGTCGTCCAACGAGGTTTTTCCGGTGCGGTCGCGGAGGTCCGCGGGGGTGCCGGTGGCGACCACGCGCCCGGCGTCGAAGACCGCGAGGCGGTCGCAAAGGCGTTCGGCCTCGTCCATGAAGTGCGTGACGAGCAGGACGGTGACGCCCGCGTCGCGCACGCTCTCGACGAGCTTCCAGGTGTCACGGCGGGCGTGGGGGTCGAGTCCGGTGGTCAGCTCGTCGAGGACGGCGACCTCGGGGCGGCCGACCAGCGCGAGCGCGATCGAGACGCGCTGCTTCTGCCCGCCGGAAAGCTTGCCGAAGTACTTGTTCCGCTGGTCGGTGAGCCCGAGCTTCGCGAGCAGGTCACCGGTGTCGGCGGGGTTCGCGTAGAAGGAGGCGTAGAGGTCGAGCGCCTCCTGGACCTTGAGCTTTTCCGGCAGGCGGCTTTCCTGGAGCTGGGAGCCGAGGCGCTGCCGGAGAGCGGCGTGGTCCTTGCCGGGGTCGAGGCCGAGGACCGAGATGCTGCCGGAGTCCGGCGTCCGCAGTCCCTGGAGGCATTCGACGGTGGTGGTCTTGCCCGCGCCGTTGGTCCCGAGGATCCCGAAGATCTCGCCCTGTTCCACGTGGAACGAAACGTCGTCGACCGCGACGTGCTCCCCGTACGTCTTGCGGAGGTTGGTGACTTCGATGAGTGGCATGCGAAAAACGTTATGGCGCAAGGGGTCTGGCCAGAATGGCGCTGAGACCACAACCGGGGTGGAGCTGGACCCACCCCAGTCGTGGCGCTGTGGCCACTGCGTTCGGGCCTGCCGGTGAGCGAGACTTCACGCATGATTCGCAAGTACCTCACCTCGGTGCGCCGCGGCCTCGTGCTCGCGGGGCTCGCCCTGGTGAGCTGGCTGGACCTCCTCGTCGAACTGGTGGGTTTCTGCCTGCTTTGCCTGGGGCTGGTCTTCGCGTACACGCTGGCCCTGGAGGGAATGCGTCCGCGCGCCGCGCTCACCCGGCGGCTGTCCGGACGCTGGTGCGGTATCGAGGTCGAGCCGCCCTATCGGCCCGCCCCGCCGGAGCCGGAACGCGAGCGAGATGGCTGGTACCGCGAAGGGAACAGCCTGTTCAAGCGGTCTTGGTTCATCAAGTGGACCAAACGGTTCGAGTGGATCTCCGACGATCCGGCGACCGGCCGCGACCTGGGCTGGCAGCTGTGGAATCCGTTCGCGGGTCTGTTGCTCGTGCCTGCCGTGCTGCTGACCGGACCGCGCGCGCTGCGGGCGTACGGCCACTGGACCCGATGGTGGCTCGGACCTCGCGCGTCTCAGAGCGGCGAAGGCTGGCTCAGGCGGCATCTCAAGGCGCTGGGCCACCAGATGGGCCTCTTCGGGCTTTCGGTCGCGCAGCTCGGGATGTCCGTCCCGACGATGCTCGTGCTGATCGGGCCGGCGCCGGCGTTCCCCACGCTGGTGATCGCGGGCCGGACGGTGACCGACACACTGCGCCGTGAGGCCAGGAACTGGACCGGTGTGCGGATCGACCGCCCGTATCTGCCGGAGCCGCCGTTCCCCGTCCCGCGGCCGGACGGGATGTACCAGTACCGGCGGCAGCTGTACGACACGCCGTGGTGGCCCGCGCGGCTGGACCGGTTGCGCTGGGTGATGCGGGACAGGGCGACCTGGCGTGACCTGGCGGGCGCGGTGGTCAACTCCGTCGTCCTGTTGCTGATGATGCTGCCGACGGCCGCGCTGGTGCTCTTCGGGTTCATGGGTTTCCTGGCACTGTGGGTGTGGCGGCCGATCGCCCAGTGGACGGACACCTCCTGGTCGACCACGCAGTGGTTCTCGATGATCGGGTTGCCCGAAGCGACCACGCACGGGCAGGCGCTCGCGCTGACTCCGGTCGCGGTGGCGGCTTTCGTGGTGGGCTTGGTCGCGACACCGTGGCTGGCGCGTCAGGAGGCTCGCTTCGCGAAGCTGCTTCTGGGGCCGACGGAAGCTTCGCGGCTGGAACAACGTGTCGAGCGGCTTAAGCAGACGCGGACGGACGCGTCGGTGGCGCAGGCCGCCGAGATGCGGCGTATCGAACGGGATCTGCACGACGGGGTCCAGTCGCGGCTGGTCGCGATGGGGATGAAGCTGGGCGCGGTCGAGGCGCTGATCGACACCGATCCGGCCGCCGCGAAACGGCTCGCCGCCGAGTTGCGGCAGACGTCGTCCGAAACGTTGACGGAGGTGCGGTCGCTGGTGCGGGGGATTCACCCGCCGGTGTTGTCCGAGCGCGGTCTCGGCGACGCGGTGCGGGCGATGGCGCTGGACAGTCCGCTGCGGGCTTCCGTGAGCGGTCTGCTGCCTCGGCTCGAACAGCCCGCGGAGGC
Proteins encoded in this region:
- a CDS encoding DUF2020 domain-containing protein, with amino-acid sequence MRRLLILSLVVPLLAACGPTEQPRSAASSPAPSSTPAPQIPPSPEPTGKGPCPYLSADRVSDANGQKVSKVKTSADQPHPTCFFYALSGKLQLTVRVYVGEPAVAKALVDQAAPIDTSNPADEPAGWKGGYQPSGDGAVYAVAKGGNAVVVTTNQKQSVKARTVAKEAIGELQL
- a CDS encoding DUF6918 family protein, with the translated sequence MADTLKEILLDSTRRPAVVSDFEGLVDAEVSDKGGVSGAVVKTGFAAVKKIKPGIIPSAVDALLDDFTGALEPFYGDYKAKGGNDFGAYLVGRGDEAADALLSVTDARADKSSRDSIKKVYGKLRPNGKKNVEEALPRLGQLIDKHAAAV
- a CDS encoding peptidylprolyl isomerase, which gives rise to MKLVTESKGSLIGGALKATLHTNQGDINLNLFPDHAPKTVANFVGLAEGSKEYTQPNAQGENSGPFYNGSIFHRVIDGFMLQGGDPTGTGRGGPGYKFGDEFHPELQFSKPYLLAMANAGPGTNGSQFFITVAPTTHLNFKHTIFGEVADQASRDVVDAIGRTATGPADRPLQDVVIEKVSISREG
- a CDS encoding rhomboid family intramembrane serine protease; protein product: MSQPPNPQYQQAAMPGCWWHPNRPTGLSCSRCERPACPDCLREASVGFHCTDCVQAGRQQDRVQQKQYRDAGYGARTLAGAQQPRTAVVTPVLLALNVIIFFITVAQAGSISENFYSEVFQYGQLSNSAALVDGEWWRIFTSGFLQFGLLHIASNAFSLWFVGRPLETALGRIPFVALYFVSMLGGSVANLVFTDLNAPPVIGASGAIFGLIGAYAVIVIRLRLNPTWLLVMLGLNVFITFQVPGISVLAHAGGFIAGLVTTFALLYAPEKNRLMWQIGGIAIVVVALIGLLVWRDVQTASSVCGGVPEAGRLVYRCYPA
- a CDS encoding PH domain-containing protein yields the protein MAWVITLLLLAGVAWLSIGGDVGGTVLTGVAMLSVGALALHGTLLRPRLAAGPDGILARTVGGAHRYSWTEARLRLRTTRRLGRDSLTLEVESGEHLLVFGRIDLGEDPRDVLDVLTALKGQALS
- the crgA gene encoding cell division protein CrgA, producing the protein MPKSKVRKKTAYTPPTDRRTPVKVKAAGPSNLFYKIVMFGLMLVGLMWLVVNYIAGDKIPFMADLGNTNFAIGFVLMIAGLLMTMRWR
- a CDS encoding class E sortase translates to MDGPPPRRRPVPPPGSTEETVIFEPVGGGVATEERPPRELGKGGVAVRTVGELLITAGLVVLLFMVYEVYVTDLFSAGKQSEASSELDGDWSKDRQLHPDLVDGKAFARIHIPVFGADFNFTIQEGTTEAALEVGPGHYKGTALPGEPGNFAIAGHRVGKGAPFNDLDNLTSCDQIIIETQTDFYIYKVLPYKDEVEGWAAGKGADPKCKNVGTLRNPNAVDGGAYGETNGRRIVFPTKGDTVNPVPYKDPEILPKADQVSLLTLTTCHPKFSARERLIIHSVLAQQVPKNQVGTYAELLPKISEAR
- a CDS encoding LLM class flavin-dependent oxidoreductase, giving the protein MRFGVFLVSGRFPGQEDADVLRRSVDAAVAAERAGFDDVWFAEHHFMPYGVCPSAITLAAHVLGRTERIAVGTAVSVLSVAHPVALAEQWSLLDAVSGGRLRIGVGRGGPWQDLEVFGTGASRYETGFEESLDLLLAAMTSETVSADSDHFEFREVPMVPRPQRAPRLVVACGDAGSSSVRLAADRGLPMLLGLHTDDEGKIETLAAYGDPAAGHVSTVMCQVGDDALDVVRSALPGSLKEGFAGHVYLDGRRGLEKDPVSYTDRLCEMHPIGGVEYCVDRLGTSIRRTGVSHVIMMVEASGTPEGTLENIARIGEEVLPALRNG
- a CDS encoding SCO5389 family protein translates to MSLDVSPALLEKAERGEVSDAEFVACVRESLPYAWTVITGVIAEAEGAADGFADNETPPPSEAERGQLLRALASDAIRGGLERHFGVKLAFQNCHRVAVFKRSQVDSDRYRAFVSVRGQLLNQSPEFRDC
- a CDS encoding ABC transporter permease, whose amino-acid sequence is MNTLTKITFTETKLALRSPIWVLSGLLSPTVLLLGLGAIPALRTESEKTPGMRFIDAWVPSLVVLTIALMGLQAIPSVIATYREQGILRRFATTPVRPAKLLVAQLIINVSVTIAGVGLMIVLGSAVFDVPGPRHPLGFLLAFALGTTAIFGFGLIAASVAKTGRAAGGIAMIAYIPIMFLGGVYLPRPLLPEVVQNIGAYVPPGVKAMEDAWTGAGAQPLQLAVLAAFAVGSCVLAAKLFRWE
- a CDS encoding ABC transporter ATP-binding protein, with the protein product MPLIEVTNLRKTYGEHVAVDDVSFHVEQGEIFGILGTNGAGKTTTVECLQGLRTPDSGSISVLGLDPGKDHAALRQRLGSQLQESRLPEKLKVQEALDLYASFYANPADTGDLLAKLGLTDQRNKYFGKLSGGQKQRVSIALALVGRPEVAVLDELTTGLDPHARRDTWKLVESVRDAGVTVLLVTHFMDEAERLCDRLAVFDAGRVVATGTPADLRDRTGKTSLDDAFVTLTGRD
- a CDS encoding sensor histidine kinase, whose product is MIRKYLTSVRRGLVLAGLALVSWLDLLVELVGFCLLCLGLVFAYTLALEGMRPRAALTRRLSGRWCGIEVEPPYRPAPPEPERERDGWYREGNSLFKRSWFIKWTKRFEWISDDPATGRDLGWQLWNPFAGLLLVPAVLLTGPRALRAYGHWTRWWLGPRASQSGEGWLRRHLKALGHQMGLFGLSVAQLGMSVPTMLVLIGPAPAFPTLVIAGRTVTDTLRREARNWTGVRIDRPYLPEPPFPVPRPDGMYQYRRQLYDTPWWPARLDRLRWVMRDRATWRDLAGAVVNSVVLLLMMLPTAALVLFGFMGFLALWVWRPIAQWTDTSWSTTQWFSMIGLPEATTHGQALALTPVAVAAFVVGLVATPWLARQEARFAKLLLGPTEASRLEQRVERLKQTRTDASVAQAAEMRRIERDLHDGVQSRLVAMGMKLGAVEALIDTDPAAAKRLAAELRQTSSETLTEVRSLVRGIHPPVLSERGLGDAVRAMALDSPLRASVSGLLPRLEQPAEACAYFAVSELLGNAAKHGEARKVSIELGYDDGVLRIEVADDGKGGANAARGSGIRGIERRLGAFDGTFALTSPPGGPTKATLEIPCQLDPDASSPRTSTSSGTD